In Aedes albopictus strain Foshan chromosome 3, AalbF5, whole genome shotgun sequence, the genomic window CACTTTTACGGTTCCGCCGCCAGAACTGGGCCCATAGCATGTTAGTTTTATTACTGTTCACGGAGGTCCACAAAGCGGCCCAGGGGAACCGACTATCGACCGGGAGGAACTTTCGGTTCGCGTACGGCGGAGAAACACAAGGGAGGCAACACAAAGTACGTGTGCACGTCGCGGCGGTCGATTTACTTTAATAACAACAATCACgtacaaaacaataacaatatacATACATTAGGCAGGGTCGGCGCAAGGCAAGATGATTAACATCGcaacatatattaggctggcccaaatattctaacatatccgacatcctgatgacgtaacccgccgaccgtagcctcccgattttcgcggtgtggacgatggttggctctatcagcagctgatgcagtttgtggttcattcgccttctccaagtcccgtcttccatctgcactccgccatagatggtatGCAACACTTTCTGTTCGAAAACTGCAAGGGCCGCgttgttggtcctctgcacacaTAATCCATTTATTGACTACTGGTCTAATCTGCGTTTGTAGATGGTTAAGGTGAGAAGGATTCGTCCttgacataaccgtcatcattgaaaattcaaaagcagttttttttgtTCAAAGCTGACAATTCcgtagtgaaaatgtattcactgtattatggatacagaatggagtacagtgaatatattttcaatgTCAACATTCAAGTTttaagcgagaaaactgctttcaaattttcaatgattacgattatgtcaatgacgaatccttcaaccttagcttcgtgtgacggcgaactttgctcgatcgtagagttctgcggagttcaaagtaagctcgatttcctgtcataatgcgcctctaaatttctctgctggtgtcgctgtcaaccgcctcgattttatcaccgtcgatagaaattcggggtgtgtcgggcgcggtgattcctccctggagccctttgccatcatgtactttgtcttcgacacattaatcacGATAAGATTGGCTTCATTCTtcagttggatgtacgtttccgccatcatctcaaatttacgagcagctgaacggacttcttgaaaatcgtcccactcgtgattATCcttgctctccttattacaccctctcacgcaatgttgaacagcaagcacgaaataccatcaccttgccgtagagTGTCCCGGATACTCGAACTGCGCACATCACTCGatacatcgtcgccttgattaatcgtatcagtttatccgggaatccgtactcgtgtataatctgccatagctgttctcgatcgattgtatcatacaccgatttgaaatcgaagaacaagtgatgtgtgggcacgttgtattcgcggcatttctgcaacacctgtcgGATGGCGactatctgatccgttgtagcgcgttcacccatgaatcctgcctgatattgccccacgaacactCTTGCAAGCGGTaacagacggcggcataaaattttagagaatatcttgtgggcagcgctcagtaatgtgatcgcgcggtagttcccgcaatccaacttgtcgccctttttttgtatttgtgaattttaacttaatgctaattcttcacacagtcgccctttttgtagatgggacacacaataccttccatccattcctccggtaatacttcctcctcgcaaatcttggtaatgacccagtgtagtgctctcaccagtgcttctccaccgtattttaggccaacctcctcctcaatctcttggagagccggaagtctttcgtcctgtgcacattagggcaattcaaacttcaaacatgctaaaaattcaaagctcccatatgttcattacaatccttggtgcaaaactagagtcctgtcaaattttcagccatttcggtggtcatttaatggtggcccaaaagcaaaatagctttatatgggaattactatggagaattttcaaaaaaggttcaccacgctgtagagcattcacacatcgattaagtcatagggtcaaagtcaaatagaattcttcagatctcaatgatgaatgttgccgaagaccgcaactcatttcgactcacgagacagaagttattaatcaatattcatccatgcatggttgaacagaagaccacagcttgaccgacacgcttgacacgcaatcatagtatgcgtgttagcttcttgcgaaccttgcaggacatcgtgtgtgaagatgcgcatgcgagtgagaatttgtttaatatcttttttgccgattgtcgaaataagttgtggtcttcggcaacatccatcattgagatctgaagaattcaatttgactttgaccctatgactcaATCAATGTGTGAATGCTCTACAGTGTGGTGAACCtattttgaaaatcctccatagtaattcccatataaatctattttgcttttgggccaccattaaatcgccaccgaaatggctgaaaatttgacaggactctagttttgcaccaaggattgtaatgaacatatgggagctttgaatttttaacatgtttgaagcctgaactgccctagtgcacatgctacaggggatagacaaaatgatcgggactggcaaaattttcccttgttaaaaaaatttcaaatagctgtaacttttcgaaaagtgaatcaaatattctcaaatttttactgtttgttgATCATCCAGTTGTGTATCGGTGGACAAAATTTGTAGAAGGTCGGACTATTCTgtatgaagttataaagattctagaaaaaggtatgattatccgataaccaactttgagctgctccctgggcttggattatatcttccacgaagctttgatttcaggcatgtggccgAAGTGCCTTGCAGTAATAATTgtaatagctgaatgtataagcaatggcacacaattctgtaaaaatcagatcttcaagtcatctgatatagttatactgatcatgctgctgcatagtacatcggacatttgtcgaagtcatttatgtgccgggaaaatataattccaagttggtgagaatattacaaactgagggagggtaataggcctagttagacccctgaatgggcaatgtgggttagtgtataggaatgccattgaaggtttgtaatattctccgaggctttcgaaatccaacagggtgcGTACCGGGTTGCGGAAAGGGGGAGAAGGGggaatttttcgcatttgtactgtaatcagccagtgtgattatctcctatggtgttgtagtgcgaatgaatgatctcaatCTATGGGAactcgaaccttgtaatgtattgtttattaacttgattttctaagcttgacaaggttttgaaaacaaacatgagatgagagaatcacctaataggaaagtcacatcagcaaagcttttacatatgcaaatgctgtccatggggtcatgtctatcatttaatatgtatggcaatgactggttcttacctagtatGGGTACTACAAGActacgcggacaattcgattaaaggcttaattgggaataatatattttccagaactgaagggacatttttccgggatgactggcgagtcggagagtgtagaagtttccgtttgtttgacaaaataaacaatcggacgctTCTTCTTTCTATGACTTGATTGGCATTTGGGTTTGGAAGGTATGTGATTCAGTGTTGAGCATTAAAACTATTTTGCATCTAAATatcattgatattgtcaagtctgtaccaacaccctaatcccacaccaaagtACCCTTTTcttatcccatggcgtttatgtggtcagcaaagactactCAGCTATTACCCCTCCTtttcatcggctttggactgacttgcgctctcattgccccaccaaatgctgaaaaatgaaaatgaaaaattattattgaaggaattgtcTTAGAAATCTTGAAAATACTTTCTGTAGGAGACATCAGAGGTCATCTATTtagaaggagttcttgaaaaaaaaaaattgaaaaaaatctttggaaaatgatTCTTTGGATTCTGGAATccagattctggattctggaaccCACTTTTTCCAGAGATGGAAGGGGTTAAAAAACTTTGGCCGGCCCAAGAACACCCACATACAAATTTTCACGTCGATCGGTTCAATAGTCCATATGGCTCAAAACACAGACAGGCAGACTGAAATTCATTCTGATGTTTATAGATATAGATGTATTGATCGATTATGCATGAAGATTCTTAAAAGCTTAGTATAAGTTTCGTAGCGTCCATATGAATTTTAGGACAATTTTTGACACCCTTGACCCCCTCGCTGCATATTTCACCATACCTAATGTGTGGCTCGTTCCACTTTACCAGACTCCTCTCTCCCCTTCAATGCTGCGTCATTTAGGACGGTCTCTTTTCTTTCGATTCGATtctaaaatatatataaatatttcagattataaaAGGAACTTAGAGAGACATAGACAGAAATGATGATAATATTAAATTTTCTTGACTTTCCAACACAAAAAAACGTTTAGTTGTTTAATGATATTTTCGGGGTGTGAtctcgaaaaatgtaaaaaatggggAAAATGAAATACTTCTCGATGTTCCACAGACAAATTTTTGCTCTGTATTGTGATGGCACAAAATCCCAAATTCTAAAGAATTTGATTCTAAAGCCGGTCTTCTGATATTTGATACGTTGTACAGCAACAACAGGACAAAACCAATCGTAATCATCGAACAGAGCAAATGATACTATCATTCTGTAACTGAAAGAACACGTGGTGCACACCCCAAAAATACATGTGACACGGTGTTATTTCAACATAACCGTTACCGGAAACCATCACAAGAGACTGCAAACGTAATTAGTTGTTTTTATTGTCAACAAATATCACAGATTCGTTAGTAAATACAAACACCAATGTTATGGGAAACCTTTGACAAAAAAACATCAACAACATAAACATAATCGCCCGCGACTTGTTTGCATTGCATGATTGCGAGTTGTAAATAACATACGAACTGAGTCAAATATTTGTCGTCTGTTTGCAGCGCGAAATTATCCAACTACACGTGGGTCAAGCCGGCGTTCAGATTGCGAGTGCGTGTTGGGAGTTGTACTGCTTGGAGCATGGCATCTATCCGGACGGACGGTTCTGCGATTGCACGATCTATGACGATTGCAGTGCTTTTTTCAGCTGTGACAAAAAGGGTCGCTGTGTGCCGAGGGTGGTGATGGCAGACCTAGAGCCGTCGGTGATTGATGAAATTCGTATCGGAGCCTACCGGCATCTGTTTCACCCGAGCACACTGATCACCGGCAAGGAAGACGCGTCGAGTAATTTTGCCCGGGGTCACTTTACGCTGGGGCGAATGATGATCGAAGGCGTGATGGAGCGGATCAGGAAGGTTGCGGAAGGCTGCTCGACCGTGCAGGGCTTCATGATCTTTCACAGCTTGGGCGGCGGGACGGGGAGTGGGTTCGGAACACTGGCATTGGAGAAACTGTTTGACGACTATGGCAAAACGACAAAAATAGAATTCAACATCTTCCCTTCGCCGAGGATCTCGCCGGTAATTGTGGAGCCATACAACGCGGTTCTTTCCACGCACGTAGGGATGGATTACAGTGACTGCGCATTTCTGTTGGATAATGAAGCAATCTATGACGTGTGTGATAGAAGTTTGAACGTACGTGAGCCAACTTATACAAATCTGAACAGA contains:
- the LOC115261630 gene encoding tubulin alpha-8 chain; the encoded protein is MAKSREIIQLHVGQAGVQIASACWELYCLEHGIYPDGRFCDCTIYDDCSAFFSCDKKGRCVPRVVMADLEPSVIDEIRIGAYRHLFHPSTLITGKEDASSNFARGHFTLGRMMIEGVMERIRKVAEGCSTVQGFMIFHSLGGGTGSGFGTLALEKLFDDYGKTTKIEFNIFPSPRISPVIVEPYNAVLSTHVGMDYSDCAFLLDNEAIYDVCDRSLNVREPTYTNLNRLIAQIVSCITSSLRFTGAINVDLLEFQTNLVPFPRIHYPLVTYSPLIPFRNAKHEQLTTSQIISECFEPSNQLVKCDPRTGKYISCCMLYRGDVSPVDINRSIQELKSKRTVNFVDWCPTGFKIGINYQPPIAVPGGDLAKVDRAVCMLSGNTAVRTAWERIVRKFEQMFDRKAFFHHFVDEGLEESDLCDAKENLSTLICDYEEVEK